Proteins encoded by one window of Babylonia areolata isolate BAREFJ2019XMU chromosome 8, ASM4173473v1, whole genome shotgun sequence:
- the LOC143284966 gene encoding uncharacterized protein LOC143284966, translating into MAIARCAGGAEWAGWGADVSNDSSGQCAWSSAVTDTHSACKMVSYHAVHKTCCGAESHAFDMNPVYAEDVDNSWLFIEVQAFRARAGTGLSVYSAWANSGHHDDAPVNTRLQLGCLSDPMSCQPIFRSVYLDTWTSAGVKKVSLRLYKKGAKVVDVVFDGTGSDAESWMTPSRILQSLWTNLPKSSGSYNYFSLEGYSSSRRRFHINAYYMGCSLDKGWLTVTDPLEGTRTPCDWEQHPPHPPYPAFIYSTASGPTTWQNNNAAVDVADVLAVFIQF; encoded by the exons ATGGCCATCGCTCGTTGTGCCGGGGGGGCGGAGTGGGCCGgatggggtgcgg ACGTCAGCAATGATTCTTCAGGTCAGTGTGCTTGGAGCAGCGCAGTGACAGACAC ACACAGCGCCTGCAAGATGGTCTCCTATCACGCTGTGCACAAGACCTGTTGTGGGGCTGAGAGCCACGCTTTTGACATGAACCCAGTGTATGCCGAGGACGTCGACAATAGCTGGCTCTTCATTGAAGTTCAAG CCTTTCGAGCCAGGGCGGGCACCGGGCTGTCAGTCTACAGTGCCTGGGCCAACAGCGGCCACCATGACGACGCTCCAGTCAACACGCGTCTTCAGTTGGGATGTCTGTCCGATCCCATGTCCTGCCAACCGATTTTTCGTAGCGTGTACCTGGACACCTGGACATCGGCGGGCGTGAAAAAG GTCAGTTTGCGCCTATACAAAAAGGGCGCTAAGGTCGTCGACGTGGTGTTTGACGGGACAGGGTCTGACGCAGAATCATGGATGACGCCTTCGCGGATTCTACAGTCGCTCTGGACAAACCTTCCCAAGTCCTCTGGGTCTTACAATTACTTTAGTTTGGAAGG ATATTCAAGCAGTCGGAGGCGCTTCCACATCAACGCTTACTACATGGGGTGCTCTTTGGACAAGGGTTGGCTGACGGTGACGGACCCTCTGGAGGGCACCCGGACTCCCTGCGATTGGGAGcagcaccctcctcaccccccgtaCCCAGCCTTCATCTACAGCACGGCTAGCGGCCCCACCACCTGGCAGAACAATA ACGCTGCTGTGGACGTTGCCGATGTTCTGGCCGTCTTCATCCAgttctga